In Ammospiza nelsoni isolate bAmmNel1 chromosome 30, bAmmNel1.pri, whole genome shotgun sequence, a single window of DNA contains:
- the DUSP11 gene encoding RNA/RNP complex-1-interacting phosphatase isoform X3 — protein sequence MAGRGSCRVPERWTRYSPLGRRMAGTRFVAFKVPLRKSFEQNLLPEQRFSPRDLLRKVQERKEELGLIIDLTFTTRYYSRQDLPPATRYCKILTRGHEIPSRKSFLRFRDLVRRFLMANRDNDKLIGVHCTHGLNRTGYLVCRYLIEVEGMEPNAAIELFNTSRGHPMERPNYIQDLQRRVPGSCELKDLGSGVRKESSAPAKAQEHPQPPLAVPRSSSSARQRQEEQKNLEQRKQKKQNHQEERKQKKQKHLEQKHLEMEHQEERKQKKLEHLQTEQLEERKQNHQEQRKQKKLKHQEQNHLEMEHQEQRKQKKREDLEQEHLEMEHVEERKQKKLKHQEQNHLEHRKQKKQNHVELEHLEMEHQEQREQNHLEQRKQKKLKHLELGHQKQKKQKQQEQNHVELEHLEMEHQEQREQKEQNHLEQRKQSKLEHQEQNHLEMERQERRKQKKQKHLEQNLEQEHQEQRKQKKLKHLEMEHQEQRKQKEQNQEQRKKKKLKHQEQNHLQMEHQEQRKQKKLEHQEMEHQEKRKQKEQNHLEQRKQKKQKHQEQNHLEMEHQEQRKQKNLELQEQEHLEQKKQKKLQHQEQRKQKKQKHLEQNDLEMEHQEQRKQKKLDKRQQRKQNQQEQKQQNSLGQNSLGQNSLGQNFLEHNNQEQEALELPCPEPPRNCCLSPPPRKKKKKQQQELCHQQDLS from the exons ATGGCGGGCAGGGGTTCCTGCCGCGTCCCGGAGCG GTGGACCCGGTACAGCCCCCTGGGCCGCAGGATGGCCGGCACGCGCTTCGTGGCCTTCAAGGTGCCCCTGAGGAAG AGCTTTGAGCAGAacctgctgccagagcagaggTTTTCCCCCCGTGACCTGCTCAGGAAGgtgcaggagaggaaggaggagctggggctgatcATCGACCTCACCTTCACCACGCGCTACTACAGCCGCCAG GATCTGCCCCCCGCCACGCGCTACTGCAAGATCCTGACCAGGGGCCACGAGATCCCCAGCAGGAAAAGCTTCCTGAGGTTCAGGGACCTGGTGAGGAGGTTCCTGATGGCCAACAGGGACAACG ATAAACTCATCGGGGTGCACTGCACCCACGGCCTGAACAGGACTGGCTACCTGGTCTGCAG gTACCTGATTGAGGTTGAAGGCATGGAGCCCAATGCTGCCATAGAAC tgttCAACACGTCTCGAGGGCACCCCATGGAGAGACCCAACTACATCCAGGACCTTCAGAGGAGAGTCCCGGG CAGCTGTGAGCTGAAGGATCTGGGCTCAGGTGTGAGGAAGGAGAGCAGTGCCCCAGCAAAGGCCCaggagcacccccagccccccctggcagtgcccag gagcagcagcagtgccaggcagaggcaggaagagcagaaaaatctggagcagaggaagcagaaaaagcagaatcatcaggaagagaggaaacagaaaaagcagaaacatctgGAGCAGAAACATCTGGAGATGGAGCATCAGGAagagaggaaacagaaaaagctGGAGCATCTGCAGACAGAACAATTGGAGGAAAGGAAGCAGAATcatcaggagcagaggaagcagaaaaagctgaaaCATCAGGAGCAGAACCACCTGGAGATGGAGcatcaggagcagaggaagcagaaaaaaagggaggaTCTGGAGCAGGAGCATCTGGAGATGGAACATGTGGAggagaggaagcagaaaaagctgaaaCATCAGGAGCAGAATCacctggagcacaggaaacagaaaaagcagaatcaTGTGGAGCTGGAACATCTGGAAATGGAGcatcaggagcagagggagcagaatCATCTGGAACAAAGGAAGCAGAAGAAGCTGAAACACCTGGAGCTGGGGCATCAGAAGCAAAAGaagcagaaacagcaggaaCAGAATCATGTGGAGCTGGAACATCTGGAGATGGAGcatcaggagcagagggaacagaaGGAGCAGAATCATCTGGAACAGAGGAAGCAGAGCAAACTGGAACATCAGGAGCAGAATCATCTGGAGATGGAGCggcaggagagaaggaagcagaaaaagcagaagcatCTGGAACAGAATCTGGAGCAGGAGcatcaggagcagaggaagcagaaaaagctgaaaCATCTGGAGATGGAGcatcaggagcagaggaaacagaaggagcagaatcaggagcagaggaagaaaaaaaagctgaaacatCAGGAGCAGAATCATCTGCAGATGGAGcatcaggagcagaggaagcagaaaaaactGGAACATCAGGAGATGGAGCatcaggagaaaaggaagcagaaggagcagaatcacctggagcagaggaagcaaaaaaagcagaaacatcaGGAACAGAATCATCTGGAGATGGAGcatcaggagcagaggaagcagaaaaatctggagctgcaggagcaggagcatcttgagcagaagaagcagaagaagctGCAAcatcaggagcagaggaaacagaagaaacagaaacatcTGGAGCAGAATGATCTGGAgatggagcaccaggagcagaggaagcagaaaaagctgGACAAGAGACAGCAGAGGAAACAGaatcagcaggagcagaagcagcagaattCCCTGGGACAGAATTCCCTGGGACAGAATTCCCTGGGACAGAATTTTTTGGAGCACAATAACCAGGAGCaggaggccctggagctgccctgccctgagccccccaggaactgctgcctgtccccaccccccaggaagaaaaagaagaagcagcagcaggagctgtgtcacCAGCAGGACCTGTCCTGA
- the DUSP11 gene encoding RNA/RNP complex-1-interacting phosphatase isoform X2 produces the protein MGRGVSLRALGAAEFGVPGPGVPAPRDPLPKWLRWTRYSPLGRRMAGTRFVAFKVPLRKSFEQNLLPEQRFSPRDLLRKVQERKEELGLIIDLTFTTRYYSRQDLPPATRYCKILTRGHEIPSRKSFLRFRDLVRRFLMANRDNDKLIGVHCTHGLNRTGYLVCRYLIEVEGMEPNAAIELFNTSRGHPMERPNYIQDLQRRVPGCELKDLGSGVRKESSAPAKAQEHPQPPLAVPRSSSSARQRQEEQKNLEQRKQKKQNHQEERKQKKQKHLEQKHLEMEHQEERKQKKLEHLQTEQLEERKQNHQEQRKQKKLKHQEQNHLEMEHQEQRKQKKREDLEQEHLEMEHVEERKQKKLKHQEQNHLEHRKQKKQNHVELEHLEMEHQEQREQNHLEQRKQKKLKHLELGHQKQKKQKQQEQNHVELEHLEMEHQEQREQKEQNHLEQRKQSKLEHQEQNHLEMERQERRKQKKQKHLEQNLEQEHQEQRKQKKLKHLEMEHQEQRKQKEQNQEQRKKKKLKHQEQNHLQMEHQEQRKQKKLEHQEMEHQEKRKQKEQNHLEQRKQKKQKHQEQNHLEMEHQEQRKQKNLELQEQEHLEQKKQKKLQHQEQRKQKKQKHLEQNDLEMEHQEQRKQKKLDKRQQRKQNQQEQKQQNSLGQNSLGQNSLGQNFLEHNNQEQEALELPCPEPPRNCCLSPPPRKKKKKQQQELCHQQDLS, from the exons ATGGGTCGGGGGGTTTCCCTGAGGGCTCTCGGTGCTGCTGAATTCGGGGTTCCCGGCCCGGGGGTCCCTGCCCCCCGTGACCCCCTCCCCAAATGGCTCAGGTGGACCCGGTACAGCCCCCTGGGCCGCAGGATGGCCGGCACGCGCTTCGTGGCCTTCAAGGTGCCCCTGAGGAAG AGCTTTGAGCAGAacctgctgccagagcagaggTTTTCCCCCCGTGACCTGCTCAGGAAGgtgcaggagaggaaggaggagctggggctgatcATCGACCTCACCTTCACCACGCGCTACTACAGCCGCCAG GATCTGCCCCCCGCCACGCGCTACTGCAAGATCCTGACCAGGGGCCACGAGATCCCCAGCAGGAAAAGCTTCCTGAGGTTCAGGGACCTGGTGAGGAGGTTCCTGATGGCCAACAGGGACAACG ATAAACTCATCGGGGTGCACTGCACCCACGGCCTGAACAGGACTGGCTACCTGGTCTGCAG gTACCTGATTGAGGTTGAAGGCATGGAGCCCAATGCTGCCATAGAAC tgttCAACACGTCTCGAGGGCACCCCATGGAGAGACCCAACTACATCCAGGACCTTCAGAGGAGAGTCCCGGG CTGTGAGCTGAAGGATCTGGGCTCAGGTGTGAGGAAGGAGAGCAGTGCCCCAGCAAAGGCCCaggagcacccccagccccccctggcagtgcccag gagcagcagcagtgccaggcagaggcaggaagagcagaaaaatctggagcagaggaagcagaaaaagcagaatcatcaggaagagaggaaacagaaaaagcagaaacatctgGAGCAGAAACATCTGGAGATGGAGCATCAGGAagagaggaaacagaaaaagctGGAGCATCTGCAGACAGAACAATTGGAGGAAAGGAAGCAGAATcatcaggagcagaggaagcagaaaaagctgaaaCATCAGGAGCAGAACCACCTGGAGATGGAGcatcaggagcagaggaagcagaaaaaaagggaggaTCTGGAGCAGGAGCATCTGGAGATGGAACATGTGGAggagaggaagcagaaaaagctgaaaCATCAGGAGCAGAATCacctggagcacaggaaacagaaaaagcagaatcaTGTGGAGCTGGAACATCTGGAAATGGAGcatcaggagcagagggagcagaatCATCTGGAACAAAGGAAGCAGAAGAAGCTGAAACACCTGGAGCTGGGGCATCAGAAGCAAAAGaagcagaaacagcaggaaCAGAATCATGTGGAGCTGGAACATCTGGAGATGGAGcatcaggagcagagggaacagaaGGAGCAGAATCATCTGGAACAGAGGAAGCAGAGCAAACTGGAACATCAGGAGCAGAATCATCTGGAGATGGAGCggcaggagagaaggaagcagaaaaagcagaagcatCTGGAACAGAATCTGGAGCAGGAGcatcaggagcagaggaagcagaaaaagctgaaaCATCTGGAGATGGAGcatcaggagcagaggaaacagaaggagcagaatcaggagcagaggaagaaaaaaaagctgaaacatCAGGAGCAGAATCATCTGCAGATGGAGcatcaggagcagaggaagcagaaaaaactGGAACATCAGGAGATGGAGCatcaggagaaaaggaagcagaaggagcagaatcacctggagcagaggaagcaaaaaaagcagaaacatcaGGAACAGAATCATCTGGAGATGGAGcatcaggagcagaggaagcagaaaaatctggagctgcaggagcaggagcatcttgagcagaagaagcagaagaagctGCAAcatcaggagcagaggaaacagaagaaacagaaacatcTGGAGCAGAATGATCTGGAgatggagcaccaggagcagaggaagcagaaaaagctgGACAAGAGACAGCAGAGGAAACAGaatcagcaggagcagaagcagcagaattCCCTGGGACAGAATTCCCTGGGACAGAATTCCCTGGGACAGAATTTTTTGGAGCACAATAACCAGGAGCaggaggccctggagctgccctgccctgagccccccaggaactgctgcctgtccccaccccccaggaagaaaaagaagaagcagcagcaggagctgtgtcacCAGCAGGACCTGTCCTGA
- the DUSP11 gene encoding RNA/RNP complex-1-interacting phosphatase isoform X1, translating into MGRGVSLRALGAAEFGVPGPGVPAPRDPLPKWLRWTRYSPLGRRMAGTRFVAFKVPLRKSFEQNLLPEQRFSPRDLLRKVQERKEELGLIIDLTFTTRYYSRQDLPPATRYCKILTRGHEIPSRKSFLRFRDLVRRFLMANRDNDKLIGVHCTHGLNRTGYLVCRYLIEVEGMEPNAAIELFNTSRGHPMERPNYIQDLQRRVPGSCELKDLGSGVRKESSAPAKAQEHPQPPLAVPRSSSSARQRQEEQKNLEQRKQKKQNHQEERKQKKQKHLEQKHLEMEHQEERKQKKLEHLQTEQLEERKQNHQEQRKQKKLKHQEQNHLEMEHQEQRKQKKREDLEQEHLEMEHVEERKQKKLKHQEQNHLEHRKQKKQNHVELEHLEMEHQEQREQNHLEQRKQKKLKHLELGHQKQKKQKQQEQNHVELEHLEMEHQEQREQKEQNHLEQRKQSKLEHQEQNHLEMERQERRKQKKQKHLEQNLEQEHQEQRKQKKLKHLEMEHQEQRKQKEQNQEQRKKKKLKHQEQNHLQMEHQEQRKQKKLEHQEMEHQEKRKQKEQNHLEQRKQKKQKHQEQNHLEMEHQEQRKQKNLELQEQEHLEQKKQKKLQHQEQRKQKKQKHLEQNDLEMEHQEQRKQKKLDKRQQRKQNQQEQKQQNSLGQNSLGQNSLGQNFLEHNNQEQEALELPCPEPPRNCCLSPPPRKKKKKQQQELCHQQDLS; encoded by the exons ATGGGTCGGGGGGTTTCCCTGAGGGCTCTCGGTGCTGCTGAATTCGGGGTTCCCGGCCCGGGGGTCCCTGCCCCCCGTGACCCCCTCCCCAAATGGCTCAGGTGGACCCGGTACAGCCCCCTGGGCCGCAGGATGGCCGGCACGCGCTTCGTGGCCTTCAAGGTGCCCCTGAGGAAG AGCTTTGAGCAGAacctgctgccagagcagaggTTTTCCCCCCGTGACCTGCTCAGGAAGgtgcaggagaggaaggaggagctggggctgatcATCGACCTCACCTTCACCACGCGCTACTACAGCCGCCAG GATCTGCCCCCCGCCACGCGCTACTGCAAGATCCTGACCAGGGGCCACGAGATCCCCAGCAGGAAAAGCTTCCTGAGGTTCAGGGACCTGGTGAGGAGGTTCCTGATGGCCAACAGGGACAACG ATAAACTCATCGGGGTGCACTGCACCCACGGCCTGAACAGGACTGGCTACCTGGTCTGCAG gTACCTGATTGAGGTTGAAGGCATGGAGCCCAATGCTGCCATAGAAC tgttCAACACGTCTCGAGGGCACCCCATGGAGAGACCCAACTACATCCAGGACCTTCAGAGGAGAGTCCCGGG CAGCTGTGAGCTGAAGGATCTGGGCTCAGGTGTGAGGAAGGAGAGCAGTGCCCCAGCAAAGGCCCaggagcacccccagccccccctggcagtgcccag gagcagcagcagtgccaggcagaggcaggaagagcagaaaaatctggagcagaggaagcagaaaaagcagaatcatcaggaagagaggaaacagaaaaagcagaaacatctgGAGCAGAAACATCTGGAGATGGAGCATCAGGAagagaggaaacagaaaaagctGGAGCATCTGCAGACAGAACAATTGGAGGAAAGGAAGCAGAATcatcaggagcagaggaagcagaaaaagctgaaaCATCAGGAGCAGAACCACCTGGAGATGGAGcatcaggagcagaggaagcagaaaaaaagggaggaTCTGGAGCAGGAGCATCTGGAGATGGAACATGTGGAggagaggaagcagaaaaagctgaaaCATCAGGAGCAGAATCacctggagcacaggaaacagaaaaagcagaatcaTGTGGAGCTGGAACATCTGGAAATGGAGcatcaggagcagagggagcagaatCATCTGGAACAAAGGAAGCAGAAGAAGCTGAAACACCTGGAGCTGGGGCATCAGAAGCAAAAGaagcagaaacagcaggaaCAGAATCATGTGGAGCTGGAACATCTGGAGATGGAGcatcaggagcagagggaacagaaGGAGCAGAATCATCTGGAACAGAGGAAGCAGAGCAAACTGGAACATCAGGAGCAGAATCATCTGGAGATGGAGCggcaggagagaaggaagcagaaaaagcagaagcatCTGGAACAGAATCTGGAGCAGGAGcatcaggagcagaggaagcagaaaaagctgaaaCATCTGGAGATGGAGcatcaggagcagaggaaacagaaggagcagaatcaggagcagaggaagaaaaaaaagctgaaacatCAGGAGCAGAATCATCTGCAGATGGAGcatcaggagcagaggaagcagaaaaaactGGAACATCAGGAGATGGAGCatcaggagaaaaggaagcagaaggagcagaatcacctggagcagaggaagcaaaaaaagcagaaacatcaGGAACAGAATCATCTGGAGATGGAGcatcaggagcagaggaagcagaaaaatctggagctgcaggagcaggagcatcttgagcagaagaagcagaagaagctGCAAcatcaggagcagaggaaacagaagaaacagaaacatcTGGAGCAGAATGATCTGGAgatggagcaccaggagcagaggaagcagaaaaagctgGACAAGAGACAGCAGAGGAAACAGaatcagcaggagcagaagcagcagaattCCCTGGGACAGAATTCCCTGGGACAGAATTCCCTGGGACAGAATTTTTTGGAGCACAATAACCAGGAGCaggaggccctggagctgccctgccctgagccccccaggaactgctgcctgtccccaccccccaggaagaaaaagaagaagcagcagcaggagctgtgtcacCAGCAGGACCTGTCCTGA
- the DUSP11 gene encoding RNA/RNP complex-1-interacting phosphatase isoform X4: MGRGVSLRALGAAEFGVPGPGVPAPRDPLPKWLRWTRYSPLGRRMAGTRFVAFKVPLRKSFEQNLLPEQRFSPRDLLRKVQERKEELGLIIDLTFTTRYYSRQDLPPATRYCKILTRGHEIPSRKSFLRFRDLVRRFLMANRDNDKLIGVHCTHGLNRTGYLVCRYLIEVEGMEPNAAIELFNTSRGHPMERPNYIQDLQRRVPGSSSSARQRQEEQKNLEQRKQKKQNHQEERKQKKQKHLEQKHLEMEHQEERKQKKLEHLQTEQLEERKQNHQEQRKQKKLKHQEQNHLEMEHQEQRKQKKREDLEQEHLEMEHVEERKQKKLKHQEQNHLEHRKQKKQNHVELEHLEMEHQEQREQNHLEQRKQKKLKHLELGHQKQKKQKQQEQNHVELEHLEMEHQEQREQKEQNHLEQRKQSKLEHQEQNHLEMERQERRKQKKQKHLEQNLEQEHQEQRKQKKLKHLEMEHQEQRKQKEQNQEQRKKKKLKHQEQNHLQMEHQEQRKQKKLEHQEMEHQEKRKQKEQNHLEQRKQKKQKHQEQNHLEMEHQEQRKQKNLELQEQEHLEQKKQKKLQHQEQRKQKKQKHLEQNDLEMEHQEQRKQKKLDKRQQRKQNQQEQKQQNSLGQNSLGQNSLGQNFLEHNNQEQEALELPCPEPPRNCCLSPPPRKKKKKQQQELCHQQDLS, translated from the exons ATGGGTCGGGGGGTTTCCCTGAGGGCTCTCGGTGCTGCTGAATTCGGGGTTCCCGGCCCGGGGGTCCCTGCCCCCCGTGACCCCCTCCCCAAATGGCTCAGGTGGACCCGGTACAGCCCCCTGGGCCGCAGGATGGCCGGCACGCGCTTCGTGGCCTTCAAGGTGCCCCTGAGGAAG AGCTTTGAGCAGAacctgctgccagagcagaggTTTTCCCCCCGTGACCTGCTCAGGAAGgtgcaggagaggaaggaggagctggggctgatcATCGACCTCACCTTCACCACGCGCTACTACAGCCGCCAG GATCTGCCCCCCGCCACGCGCTACTGCAAGATCCTGACCAGGGGCCACGAGATCCCCAGCAGGAAAAGCTTCCTGAGGTTCAGGGACCTGGTGAGGAGGTTCCTGATGGCCAACAGGGACAACG ATAAACTCATCGGGGTGCACTGCACCCACGGCCTGAACAGGACTGGCTACCTGGTCTGCAG gTACCTGATTGAGGTTGAAGGCATGGAGCCCAATGCTGCCATAGAAC tgttCAACACGTCTCGAGGGCACCCCATGGAGAGACCCAACTACATCCAGGACCTTCAGAGGAGAGTCCCGGG gagcagcagcagtgccaggcagaggcaggaagagcagaaaaatctggagcagaggaagcagaaaaagcagaatcatcaggaagagaggaaacagaaaaagcagaaacatctgGAGCAGAAACATCTGGAGATGGAGCATCAGGAagagaggaaacagaaaaagctGGAGCATCTGCAGACAGAACAATTGGAGGAAAGGAAGCAGAATcatcaggagcagaggaagcagaaaaagctgaaaCATCAGGAGCAGAACCACCTGGAGATGGAGcatcaggagcagaggaagcagaaaaaaagggaggaTCTGGAGCAGGAGCATCTGGAGATGGAACATGTGGAggagaggaagcagaaaaagctgaaaCATCAGGAGCAGAATCacctggagcacaggaaacagaaaaagcagaatcaTGTGGAGCTGGAACATCTGGAAATGGAGcatcaggagcagagggagcagaatCATCTGGAACAAAGGAAGCAGAAGAAGCTGAAACACCTGGAGCTGGGGCATCAGAAGCAAAAGaagcagaaacagcaggaaCAGAATCATGTGGAGCTGGAACATCTGGAGATGGAGcatcaggagcagagggaacagaaGGAGCAGAATCATCTGGAACAGAGGAAGCAGAGCAAACTGGAACATCAGGAGCAGAATCATCTGGAGATGGAGCggcaggagagaaggaagcagaaaaagcagaagcatCTGGAACAGAATCTGGAGCAGGAGcatcaggagcagaggaagcagaaaaagctgaaaCATCTGGAGATGGAGcatcaggagcagaggaaacagaaggagcagaatcaggagcagaggaagaaaaaaaagctgaaacatCAGGAGCAGAATCATCTGCAGATGGAGcatcaggagcagaggaagcagaaaaaactGGAACATCAGGAGATGGAGCatcaggagaaaaggaagcagaaggagcagaatcacctggagcagaggaagcaaaaaaagcagaaacatcaGGAACAGAATCATCTGGAGATGGAGcatcaggagcagaggaagcagaaaaatctggagctgcaggagcaggagcatcttgagcagaagaagcagaagaagctGCAAcatcaggagcagaggaaacagaagaaacagaaacatcTGGAGCAGAATGATCTGGAgatggagcaccaggagcagaggaagcagaaaaagctgGACAAGAGACAGCAGAGGAAACAGaatcagcaggagcagaagcagcagaattCCCTGGGACAGAATTCCCTGGGACAGAATTCCCTGGGACAGAATTTTTTGGAGCACAATAACCAGGAGCaggaggccctggagctgccctgccctgagccccccaggaactgctgcctgtccccaccccccaggaagaaaaagaagaagcagcagcaggagctgtgtcacCAGCAGGACCTGTCCTGA
- the DUSP11 gene encoding RNA/RNP complex-1-interacting phosphatase isoform X5 translates to MANRDNDKLIGVHCTHGLNRTGYLVCRYLIEVEGMEPNAAIELFNTSRGHPMERPNYIQDLQRRVPGSCELKDLGSGVRKESSAPAKAQEHPQPPLAVPRSSSSARQRQEEQKNLEQRKQKKQNHQEERKQKKQKHLEQKHLEMEHQEERKQKKLEHLQTEQLEERKQNHQEQRKQKKLKHQEQNHLEMEHQEQRKQKKREDLEQEHLEMEHVEERKQKKLKHQEQNHLEHRKQKKQNHVELEHLEMEHQEQREQNHLEQRKQKKLKHLELGHQKQKKQKQQEQNHVELEHLEMEHQEQREQKEQNHLEQRKQSKLEHQEQNHLEMERQERRKQKKQKHLEQNLEQEHQEQRKQKKLKHLEMEHQEQRKQKEQNQEQRKKKKLKHQEQNHLQMEHQEQRKQKKLEHQEMEHQEKRKQKEQNHLEQRKQKKQKHQEQNHLEMEHQEQRKQKNLELQEQEHLEQKKQKKLQHQEQRKQKKQKHLEQNDLEMEHQEQRKQKKLDKRQQRKQNQQEQKQQNSLGQNSLGQNSLGQNFLEHNNQEQEALELPCPEPPRNCCLSPPPRKKKKKQQQELCHQQDLS, encoded by the exons ATGGCCAACAGGGACAACG ATAAACTCATCGGGGTGCACTGCACCCACGGCCTGAACAGGACTGGCTACCTGGTCTGCAG gTACCTGATTGAGGTTGAAGGCATGGAGCCCAATGCTGCCATAGAAC tgttCAACACGTCTCGAGGGCACCCCATGGAGAGACCCAACTACATCCAGGACCTTCAGAGGAGAGTCCCGGG CAGCTGTGAGCTGAAGGATCTGGGCTCAGGTGTGAGGAAGGAGAGCAGTGCCCCAGCAAAGGCCCaggagcacccccagccccccctggcagtgcccag gagcagcagcagtgccaggcagaggcaggaagagcagaaaaatctggagcagaggaagcagaaaaagcagaatcatcaggaagagaggaaacagaaaaagcagaaacatctgGAGCAGAAACATCTGGAGATGGAGCATCAGGAagagaggaaacagaaaaagctGGAGCATCTGCAGACAGAACAATTGGAGGAAAGGAAGCAGAATcatcaggagcagaggaagcagaaaaagctgaaaCATCAGGAGCAGAACCACCTGGAGATGGAGcatcaggagcagaggaagcagaaaaaaagggaggaTCTGGAGCAGGAGCATCTGGAGATGGAACATGTGGAggagaggaagcagaaaaagctgaaaCATCAGGAGCAGAATCacctggagcacaggaaacagaaaaagcagaatcaTGTGGAGCTGGAACATCTGGAAATGGAGcatcaggagcagagggagcagaatCATCTGGAACAAAGGAAGCAGAAGAAGCTGAAACACCTGGAGCTGGGGCATCAGAAGCAAAAGaagcagaaacagcaggaaCAGAATCATGTGGAGCTGGAACATCTGGAGATGGAGcatcaggagcagagggaacagaaGGAGCAGAATCATCTGGAACAGAGGAAGCAGAGCAAACTGGAACATCAGGAGCAGAATCATCTGGAGATGGAGCggcaggagagaaggaagcagaaaaagcagaagcatCTGGAACAGAATCTGGAGCAGGAGcatcaggagcagaggaagcagaaaaagctgaaaCATCTGGAGATGGAGcatcaggagcagaggaaacagaaggagcagaatcaggagcagaggaagaaaaaaaagctgaaacatCAGGAGCAGAATCATCTGCAGATGGAGcatcaggagcagaggaagcagaaaaaactGGAACATCAGGAGATGGAGCatcaggagaaaaggaagcagaaggagcagaatcacctggagcagaggaagcaaaaaaagcagaaacatcaGGAACAGAATCATCTGGAGATGGAGcatcaggagcagaggaagcagaaaaatctggagctgcaggagcaggagcatcttgagcagaagaagcagaagaagctGCAAcatcaggagcagaggaaacagaagaaacagaaacatcTGGAGCAGAATGATCTGGAgatggagcaccaggagcagaggaagcagaaaaagctgGACAAGAGACAGCAGAGGAAACAGaatcagcaggagcagaagcagcagaattCCCTGGGACAGAATTCCCTGGGACAGAATTCCCTGGGACAGAATTTTTTGGAGCACAATAACCAGGAGCaggaggccctggagctgccctgccctgagccccccaggaactgctgcctgtccccaccccccaggaagaaaaagaagaagcagcagcaggagctgtgtcacCAGCAGGACCTGTCCTGA